Genomic window (Candidatus Methylacidiphilales bacterium):
ACCCCCTGATACAGGGGGAATACAATTGGCTAATTTACGACCTGCATGGCGGGTACGCTGTGGCGTTTTATGTGACCGCTCCACCCTCGCTCTCGTATGCCGCAGCAAGCCAACTTCGCCAAGGCGTATGATCTCCTTCCCTCAGAAGAGAATGGAAAATATCTAACGAACGTACGCAAAGCCATGGAAAAAAAGAAAACCTCTGCGAACCAAAGCATTCAAATCAAGCCGCGGTAGTTGTGATTCAGTGGTTATTTTTGCTTACCGTTGGCTTTGCTTTGCGTGGGTGGCGTAGCCACACCGGAAACCAACTGGGGAATGATTTTAGGCACTTCGTCGGAGCCTCGGGGCTGGTATGTTTCGGTCAGTATGCGGCCAATGTGAGCGCGAGGTTGATATGTATTAGCCACAACGACTTTGTCTTGTGCGGCTCGGTTATTGATGGCTCTGTTGCTCATAGTTGGTCTCCTAGGATACCGGATGGATCAATTCAATGGTTCTGATCTCATCGCCCTTAATATAGATGCCATTGGTGTTTTTGACAAACTCAGAATGATCAGGTGCAAGGAGATGGGAAATGTAAAGGTCACGGTACTCAGGGTCGGATGAGATATGAGAACGGGCTCCGAGATAGCCCTTGATCTGTTGACCATTTTTGAGTGTAACGAGAATCCAGCAGGCTGGCACCTGATTAAAAACCGCATCCCACGCAGTGGGAGCATGGTGGTGCTCGAAGGAGTCGAGTTTAAGCCAATTGAGAAAACGAACATTCCAATTACGCTGCCGAGCTTTGCCAACCATTAGGCCGAAGACCACAGGCAGCAACAGGATAAAGCCGAAAAAAACAAGCCCCGTAACAACAGGGTAATCATTATACCATTGGTTCCTCCAGGCTTTGTAAAGCAAAGGTGTGAATGGTAGATAAAGAATGGTGCTGCGAGCCAGCAGCCCCAGAGCCAGCTTTTCCCATTCCAACCGGTGATCAAGGTAGATCAATTGACCTTCCATGGTACGCCAGATGAAGCCTGGAACAAGAAACACAATCAGCATCATGACGGCAGTAAATGTCTCGAACATGGTTTATTACAAATAGCAATGAACTAGCGGCATGTCAAAGTCCTTTGCTTGTAGGAGGTGATGTTTTTTGACTGCGTATTTTCCGTATTGGAGCCAATTTAATGGGTTGCAATATCTGGAATTTTATCTGGGATAACATCGCGCAGTTCAAAACCCTGATTGCCAGAGGCGGTTTAAAATCCTACCTTCTCATATGCCTTTGCACCGCTCTCAAATTCTCGTTTTTACCTCGTTCATTCTTTTGTCGTTGCTGGCGTTTTCCGGGGTCCATCCGTATGACCGGACGACATGGATGCTCGAGGTTGCCCCTGTGGCCTTGGCGTTGCCTGTGCTGTGGATGACGTATCGCAGGTTTCCGTTAACCTCTTTGCTTTATGCTTGCATCTTTATCCATGCGCTTGTCCTCATGCTTGGAGGCGCATACACCTATGCGCGGGTTCCGCTCGGGTTCGAACTTTCTGAAATTTTTGGTTTCAGCCGCAACAACTACGACAAGATCGGCCACTTTTTCCAGGGCTTTGTTCCGGCGCTGATCGCCCGCGAAATCCTGATTCGCGGCGAATACGTTCGTGGAAGGAAAATGCTTGCGTTCATTGTTATTTGCATCGTCATGGCAATCAGCGCCAGCTACGAACTGTTCGAGTGGAGAGTGGCCATTGCGCTTGGACATGGAGCCGACGAATTCCTGGGCACTCAGGGAGATCCGTGGGATACGCAATCCGACATGTTTTTTGCTCTTATAGGCGGAATCACCGCATTGACCCTGTTCTGGCGTGTTCATGATCGCCAGATTTCAGACTTAAAACTGGGATAAACGCAGATTTTTGGACTGCGGCGGCACGACGCCGCTCTTTTTGCCGACAGCCGAAAGCTGATCGCTCCACTTAAAACTCATCAGCGAATTTCTTTGAAAACCTTCCAGCGAAGTGCTTCACTGAGCAACAACCAAGAACGAGCCGATGCCACCATGTCGCTTTTACCCCTTGTTACACGACCGGTTGTATAACAGGGGGCAAATCCTGCCGGTCGCTGAACAATACTGTTAGGCAAACAAGAAAATACCATGAATCATAATCCACTCCACGATT
Coding sequences:
- a CDS encoding DUF6338 family protein encodes the protein MFETFTAVMMLIVFLVPGFIWRTMEGQLIYLDHRLEWEKLALGLLARSTILYLPFTPLLYKAWRNQWYNDYPVVTGLVFFGFILLLPVVFGLMVGKARQRNWNVRFLNWLKLDSFEHHHAPTAWDAVFNQVPACWILVTLKNGQQIKGYLGARSHISSDPEYRDLYISHLLAPDHSEFVKNTNGIYIKGDEIRTIELIHPVS
- a CDS encoding DUF2238 domain-containing protein encodes the protein MALALPVLWMTYRRFPLTSLLYACIFIHALVLMLGGAYTYARVPLGFELSEIFGFSRNNYDKIGHFFQGFVPALIAREILIRGEYVRGRKMLAFIVICIVMAISASYELFEWRVAIALGHGADEFLGTQGDPWDTQSDMFFALIGGITALTLFWRVHDRQISDLKLG